One window of the Serinus canaria isolate serCan28SL12 chromosome 9, serCan2020, whole genome shotgun sequence genome contains the following:
- the CCNL1 gene encoding cyclin-L1: MAAAHPGPAAPAAPAPPPPPAAPGILIGDRLYSEVSLTIDHSLIPEERLSPTPSMQDGLDLQCETDLRILGCELIQAAGILLRLPQVAMATGQVLFHRFFYSKSFVKHSFEIVAMACINLASKIEEAPRRIRDVINVFHHLRQLRAKRTPSPLILDQNYINTKNQVIKAERRVLKELGFCVHVKHPHKIIVMYLQVLECERNQTLVQTAWNYMNDSLRTNVFVRFQPETIACACIYLAARALQIPLPTRPHWFLLFGTTEEEIQEICLTTLKLYTRKKPNYEFLDKEVEKRKMALQEAKLKAKGLNPDGTPALSTLGGFSPASKPSSPREVKAEEKSPVSVNTKTIKKEPEERQQTSKSPYNGLRKESKRSRSSRSASRSRSRTKSRSRSHSPRRHYNNRRSLSGTYSSRSRSRSRSHSGSPRRHHNHGSPHAKAKHGREELKGSSRHGHKRKKSRSRSQSKSREHSEAAKKHRHERSHHRERRERSRSFERSHKGGKHHGSGRSGHGRHRR; this comes from the exons ATGGCCGCCGCGCAcccgggccccgccgcgcccgccgcgcccgccccgccgcctcctcccgccGCTCCGGGCATCCTCATCGGCGACCGGCTCTACTCCGAGGTGTCTCTGACCATCGACCACTCGCTGATCCCCGAGGAGCGGCTCTCGCCCACCCCCTCCATGCAGGACGGGCTGGACCTGCAGTGCGAGACCGACCTGCGCATCCTGGGCTGCGAGCTCATCCAGGCGGCCGGCATCCTGCTGCGGCTGCCGCAG GTGGCCATGGCGACGGGGCAGGTGCTGTTCCATCGGTTCTTCTATTCCAAGTCCTTCGTCAAGCACAGCTTCGAG ATTGTTGCTATGGCCTGCATCAATCTCGCGTCCAAAATCGAAGAGGCGCCTCGTCGGATAAGGGACGTGATCAACGTGTTCCATCACTTGCGGCAGTTAAGAGCAAAAAG GACTCCAAGCCCACTGATACTTGATCAGAACTACATAAACACCAAAAATCAAGTAATCAAAGCAGAAAGGAGGGTACTGAAGGAGTTGGGATTTTGTGTTCATGTCAAGCATCCTCATAAG ATCATTGTTATGTATTTACAAGTCCTAGAATGTGAACGTAATCAAACCCTGGTACAGACAGCCTG gaattACATGAACGACAGCCTCCGGACAAACGTGTTTGTTCGCTTCCAGCCGGAGACTATCGCGTGTGCGTGCATTTACCTCGCTGCTAGAGCCCTGCAG ATCCCGCTGCCTACCCGTCCCCACTGGTTCCTGCTCTTTGGCACCACAGAAGAGGAGATTCAGGAGATCTGCTTAACAACTCTGAAGCTTTATACCAGGAAGAAG CCCAATTATGAATTTCTGGATAAAGAAgtagaaaagaggaaaatggcCCTACAGgaagcaaaactgaaagcaaaaggtTTAAATCCAGATGGAACTCCAGCACTCTCAACACTGGGTGGCTTTTCTCCTGCATCCAAACCAT CTTCCCCAAGAGAAGTAAAAGCTGAGGAGAAATCTCCAGTGTCTGTGAATAccaaaaccattaaaaaagaGCCAGAAGAGAGGCAGCAAACCTCCAAGAGCCCTTACAACGG gctgaggaAGGAGAGCAAGAGGAGCCGCAGCAGCCGCAGCGCCagccgctcccgctcccggaCAAAGTCACGCTCGCGCTCCCACAGCCCCCGCAGGCA CTACAACAACCGGCGGAGCCTGTCGGGCACCTACAGCTCCCGCTCGCGCAGCCGCTCACGCAGCCACAGCGGGAGCCCCCGGCGGCACCACAACCACGGCTCGCCCCACGCCAAGGCCAAGCACGGCCGCGAGGAGctcaagggcagcagcagacacGGCCACAAGCGGAAAAAGTCCCGCTCCCGCTCGCAGAGCAAGTCCCGGGAGCACTCGGAGGCGGCCAAGAAGCACCGGCACGAGCGCAGCCACCACCGGGAGCGGCGCGAGCGCTCGCGCTCCTTCGAGCGCTCCCACAAGGGCGGCAAGCACCATGGCAGCGGCCGCTCGGGGCACGGCCGGCACCGCCGCTGA